The following are encoded in a window of Rhizobium sp. WYJ-E13 genomic DNA:
- the sufB gene encoding Fe-S cluster assembly protein SufB, with amino-acid sequence MAAVQETVDRVRQIDVDQYKYGFETVIEMDKAPKGLSEDIIRLISAKKQEPEWMLEWRLEAYKRWQTLDEPTWARVDYPKIDFNAIHYYAAPKSTPGPKSLDEVDPEILKVYEKLGIPLKEQEILAGVEKPKIAVDAVFDSVSVVTTFKEELKKAGVIFMSISEAIREHPDLVRKYLGSVVPTTDNYYATLNSAVFTDGSFVFVPKGVRCPMELSTYFRINEKNTGQFERTLIIAEEGAYVSYLEGCTAPQRDENQLHAAVVELVALDDAEIKYSTVQNWYPGDKDGKGGIYNFVTKRGDCRGDRSKISWTQVETGSAITWKYPSCILRGDDSRGEFYSIAVSNGHQQIDSGTKMIHLGKNTSSRIVSKGIAAGVSNNTYRGQVSAHRKASNARNFTQCDSLLIGDKCGAHTVPYIEAKNSTAQFEHEATTSKISEDQLFYCLQRGIPTEAAIALIVNGFVKEVLQELPMEFAVEAQKLISISLEGSVG; translated from the coding sequence ATGGCTGCAGTCCAGGAAACAGTCGATCGCGTCCGTCAGATCGACGTGGACCAGTATAAATACGGTTTTGAAACCGTCATCGAAATGGACAAGGCACCCAAGGGCCTTTCCGAAGACATCATCCGCCTGATCTCTGCCAAGAAGCAGGAGCCGGAATGGATGCTCGAATGGCGCCTGGAAGCCTACAAGCGCTGGCAGACGTTGGACGAGCCCACATGGGCGCGCGTCGACTATCCGAAGATCGATTTCAACGCGATCCACTATTACGCGGCGCCGAAGAGCACGCCGGGTCCGAAATCGCTTGATGAGGTCGACCCTGAAATCCTCAAGGTCTATGAGAAGCTCGGCATTCCGCTGAAGGAACAGGAGATCCTCGCCGGCGTCGAGAAGCCGAAGATTGCCGTCGATGCGGTGTTCGATTCGGTTTCCGTCGTGACGACCTTCAAGGAAGAGCTGAAGAAGGCCGGCGTGATCTTCATGTCGATCTCGGAAGCCATCCGCGAGCATCCCGATCTCGTGCGCAAGTATCTCGGCTCCGTCGTTCCGACGACCGACAACTATTATGCGACGCTGAACTCGGCTGTCTTCACCGACGGCTCCTTCGTCTTCGTGCCGAAGGGTGTGCGGTGCCCGATGGAGCTTTCCACCTATTTCCGCATCAACGAGAAGAATACCGGCCAGTTCGAGCGCACGCTGATCATCGCCGAGGAAGGCGCTTATGTCTCCTATCTCGAGGGCTGCACCGCACCGCAGCGCGATGAAAACCAGTTGCACGCGGCCGTGGTCGAGCTCGTCGCGCTCGACGATGCCGAGATCAAGTATTCGACGGTCCAGAACTGGTATCCGGGCGACAAGGACGGCAAGGGCGGCATCTACAACTTCGTCACCAAGCGTGGCGATTGCCGCGGCGACCGTTCGAAGATCTCCTGGACGCAGGTCGAGACCGGTTCGGCGATTACCTGGAAGTATCCGTCCTGCATCCTGCGCGGCGATGACTCCAGAGGCGAGTTCTACTCGATCGCCGTTTCCAACGGCCATCAGCAGATCGACAGCGGCACCAAGATGATCCATCTTGGCAAGAACACGTCGAGCCGCATCGTCTCCAAGGGTATTGCCGCCGGTGTTTCCAACAACACCTATCGCGGCCAGGTTTCGGCCCACCGCAAGGCGTCGAACGCGCGCAACTTCACGCAGTGCGACTCGCTGCTGATCGGCGACAAGTGCGGCGCCCATACGGTGCCCTACATCGAGGCAAAGAATTCGACGGCGCAGTTCGAACACGAGGCAACCACCTCGAAGATCTCGGAAGACCAGTTGTTCTACTGCCTGCAACGCGGCATCCCGACCGAGGCGGCGATCGCGCTGATCGTCAACGGCTTCGTCAAGGAGGTCCTGCAGGAGCTGCCGATGGAATTCGCCGTCGAGGCGCAGAAGCTGATCAGCATCTCGCTCGAAGGCTCGGTCGGCTGA
- the sufD gene encoding Fe-S cluster assembly protein SufD, with translation MNMQTTSRLTAAESALIEAFNQQIGELPGNGAVTALRDRLLDDLKKEGLPTRRIEAWHYTDLKNLLRSVPAQAGDAGSEALEPLVDGSPVLAVIQGKAANKASVGDLAVSVYSEKLTDGSAVEGLDALGRDDAIGRINGSFVKDGYVIDVLDGTELEEPLEIQFVHAGGDIHTRLPVSFGANVKGVVIERHRSVTDDAALVSHVSDITVGQGTELTWIIVQQQGTEDTHLGQIRIDLGADTKLKLFVINAGGKLVRQELNIKVTGEGADLTLRGINLLGADTHTDVTMVLGHDVPHTGSTEVIRNVVFDRAKGVFQGMIRVAPDAQKTDAKMACNTLLMSDDAEFSVKPELEIFADDVQCGHGATVADIDHNHLYYLMARGIPENKARAMLVNAFVAEIVEELEDEALVEALEGVISAWLEKHA, from the coding sequence ATGAACATGCAAACGACGAGCCGCCTGACTGCGGCCGAATCGGCGCTGATCGAAGCGTTCAATCAGCAGATCGGCGAACTGCCAGGCAATGGTGCAGTGACTGCGCTGCGCGACCGGCTGCTCGACGACCTCAAGAAGGAAGGTCTGCCGACGCGCCGCATCGAGGCCTGGCACTATACGGACCTGAAGAACCTGCTGCGCAGCGTTCCGGCTCAGGCAGGCGATGCCGGCTCTGAAGCGCTGGAGCCGCTGGTCGACGGCTCTCCGGTTCTTGCCGTTATCCAGGGCAAGGCCGCCAACAAGGCCTCAGTCGGCGATCTCGCGGTTTCCGTTTATTCCGAAAAGCTGACCGATGGTTCGGCTGTCGAAGGACTCGACGCGCTTGGCCGTGACGATGCAATCGGCCGCATCAATGGCAGCTTCGTCAAGGACGGCTATGTGATCGATGTGCTTGATGGTACCGAGCTCGAAGAGCCGCTGGAAATCCAGTTCGTGCATGCCGGCGGCGATATTCATACCCGCCTGCCGGTCAGCTTCGGCGCAAACGTGAAGGGCGTCGTGATCGAGCGTCACCGCTCGGTGACTGACGATGCCGCACTCGTGTCGCATGTCAGCGACATCACGGTCGGACAGGGCACGGAGCTGACCTGGATCATCGTGCAGCAGCAGGGCACAGAGGACACGCATCTCGGCCAGATCCGCATCGATCTCGGCGCTGACACCAAACTGAAGCTCTTCGTCATCAATGCCGGCGGCAAGCTGGTGCGCCAAGAGCTGAATATCAAGGTGACGGGCGAGGGCGCCGATCTGACGCTGCGCGGCATCAATCTGCTCGGCGCGGACACGCATACCGACGTGACGATGGTGCTTGGCCACGATGTGCCGCACACCGGCTCGACGGAGGTGATCCGCAACGTGGTCTTCGACCGCGCCAAGGGCGTCTTCCAGGGCATGATCCGGGTTGCGCCCGATGCCCAGAAGACCGATGCCAAGATGGCCTGCAACACGCTGCTGATGTCCGACGATGCCGAGTTTTCGGTCAAGCCCGAGCTCGAGATCTTCGCCGACGACGTGCAGTGCGGCCATGGTGCCACGGTTGCCGATATCGACCACAACCATCTCTACTACCTGATGGCTCGCGGTATTCCGGAGAACAAGGCACGCGCCATGCTCGTCAATGCCTTCGTTGCCGAGATCGTCGAGGAACTGGAAGACGAAGCCTTGGTCGAGGCGCTGGAAGGCGTCATCTCGGCCTGGCTGGAAAAGCACGCCTGA
- a CDS encoding alpha/beta hydrolase produces the protein MPEVIFNGPAGRLEGRYQPSKEKSAPIAVILHPHPQFGGTMNNQIVYQLFYMFQKRGFTTLRFNFRGIGRSQGEFDHGAGELSDAASALDWVQSLHPDSKTCWVAGYSFGSWIGMQLLMRRPEIEGFMSIAPQPNTYDFSFLAPCPSSGLIINGEADKVAPEKDVNGLVEKLKTQKGILITHRTVPGANHFFNGQVDTLMAECEDYLDRRLNGELVPEPAAKRIR, from the coding sequence ATGCCCGAAGTCATTTTCAACGGCCCTGCCGGCCGTCTTGAAGGCCGCTACCAGCCCTCCAAGGAAAAGAGCGCACCGATCGCCGTCATTCTGCACCCGCATCCGCAGTTTGGTGGCACGATGAACAACCAGATCGTCTACCAGCTCTTCTACATGTTCCAGAAGCGCGGTTTTACAACACTGCGCTTCAATTTCCGGGGCATCGGCCGCAGTCAGGGCGAATTCGACCATGGTGCGGGCGAGCTTTCGGACGCGGCTTCTGCGCTCGACTGGGTGCAGAGCCTGCATCCCGATTCGAAGACCTGTTGGGTCGCCGGTTACTCCTTCGGCTCCTGGATCGGCATGCAGCTTCTGATGCGCCGCCCGGAAATCGAAGGCTTCATGTCGATTGCCCCGCAGCCGAACACCTATGACTTCTCGTTCCTGGCGCCTTGCCCCTCTTCCGGCCTGATCATCAACGGCGAGGCAGACAAGGTGGCGCCCGAAAAGGACGTTAACGGCCTCGTCGAGAAGCTGAAGACACAGAAGGGCATCCTCATCACCCATCGCACGGTGCCGGGCGCCAACCACTTCTTCAACGGTCAGGTCGACACGCTGATGGCCGAGTGCGAGGATTACCTTGATCGCCGCCTCAATGGCGAACTCGTGCCGGAACCGGCAGCCAAGCGCATCAGGTGA
- the sufC gene encoding Fe-S cluster assembly ATPase SufC has product MLEIKNLHARIAEDGTEIIRGLNLTVKAGEVAAIMGPNGSGKSTLSYVLSGREDYEVTEGDILYNGESILELDPAERAAKGVFLAFQYPVEIPGVATMQFLKVAMNEQRKARGEDELTTPDFMRRVKDAAGKLQINTEMLKRPLNVGFSGGEKKRAEILQMALLEPKLCVLDETDSGLDIDALKIVADGVNALRSPDRAVIVITHYQRLLDYIVPDTVHVLYKGQVIKSGDKTLAHELEANGYADIIGAAA; this is encoded by the coding sequence ATGCTTGAAATCAAGAACCTTCATGCCCGCATCGCCGAAGATGGCACCGAGATTATCCGTGGTTTGAACCTGACGGTGAAAGCCGGGGAAGTTGCCGCCATCATGGGGCCGAACGGCTCTGGCAAGTCGACGCTCTCCTATGTGCTGTCCGGTCGTGAAGACTATGAAGTGACCGAGGGCGACATCCTCTATAATGGCGAGAGCATTCTTGAGCTCGATCCGGCTGAGCGCGCCGCCAAGGGCGTCTTCCTCGCCTTCCAGTACCCGGTCGAAATTCCGGGAGTTGCCACCATGCAGTTCCTGAAGGTAGCGATGAACGAGCAGCGCAAGGCGCGCGGCGAAGATGAGCTGACGACGCCGGATTTCATGCGCCGGGTCAAGGACGCTGCCGGCAAGCTGCAGATCAATACCGAGATGCTGAAGCGCCCGCTGAACGTCGGCTTCTCCGGTGGTGAGAAGAAGCGCGCCGAGATCCTGCAGATGGCGCTGCTTGAGCCGAAGCTTTGCGTGCTCGACGAAACCGACTCCGGCCTCGACATCGACGCGCTGAAGATCGTTGCCGACGGCGTCAACGCGCTGCGTTCGCCTGACCGCGCCGTCATCGTCATCACCCACTACCAGCGCCTGCTCGATTACATCGTGCCGGACACTGTCCACGTTCTCTATAAGGGCCAGGTGATCAAGTCCGGCGACAAGACGCTGGCCCATGAGCTGGAAGCCAACGGTTACGCCGACATCATCGGCGCCGCAGCCTGA
- a CDS encoding cysteine desulfurase family protein, with product MAPPRLYLDWNATSPMHPAARDAVMRAVDVFGNPNSVHGEGRAARAAIEGARRKVALLTGTDPANVIFTSGATEAANMMLTPDFSMGRTPLKLGRLYHSAVEHLAVREGGRFPKDRTTEIPVTDAGIVDLTALSALLDAHDKSTGLPMVAIMFVNNETGIVQPVEEAGRIVRAHGGLFVVDAVQAAGRLPIDIGRIGADFMIISSHKIGGPKGAGALIARGEALMPKALIRGGGQEKGHRSGTQNSLALIGFGAAAEAVLQNLEERNAAIAVLRDRLEAGMRAAAPDVIIHGAGGPRVANTIFFTLPCLKAETGQIAFDLEGVALSAGSACSSGRVGESHVLTAMGRDPKLGALRMSLGFSTTEEDVDRAIAAFTKIAARRKLAGEAA from the coding sequence ATGGCGCCGCCACGCCTTTATCTCGATTGGAACGCAACATCGCCGATGCACCCTGCCGCGCGTGACGCGGTCATGCGCGCCGTGGACGTCTTCGGCAATCCCAATTCCGTGCACGGCGAGGGCCGCGCCGCCCGTGCCGCCATCGAGGGCGCGCGCCGCAAAGTCGCGTTGCTGACGGGCACCGATCCGGCCAATGTGATCTTTACGAGCGGCGCGACCGAAGCGGCCAATATGATGTTGACGCCTGATTTCAGTATGGGTCGCACGCCGCTGAAGCTCGGCCGCCTCTACCATTCCGCCGTCGAGCATCTGGCAGTGCGCGAGGGTGGACGTTTCCCGAAGGACAGGACGACCGAGATCCCGGTGACCGATGCCGGCATTGTCGACCTCACCGCGCTCTCAGCACTTCTCGACGCCCACGACAAGTCGACGGGCCTGCCGATGGTGGCGATCATGTTCGTCAACAACGAGACCGGCATCGTCCAGCCGGTCGAAGAGGCCGGCAGGATCGTGCGTGCTCATGGCGGACTCTTCGTGGTCGATGCCGTGCAGGCGGCCGGCCGGCTGCCGATCGATATCGGGCGGATCGGCGCCGATTTCATGATCATTTCCTCCCACAAGATCGGTGGACCGAAAGGAGCGGGCGCGTTGATCGCCCGAGGCGAGGCTTTGATGCCGAAAGCGCTGATCCGCGGTGGCGGGCAGGAGAAGGGTCACCGCTCGGGGACACAGAATTCGCTGGCGCTGATCGGCTTCGGGGCAGCTGCTGAAGCCGTGCTGCAGAATCTTGAGGAGCGCAATGCTGCGATTGCGGTCCTGCGCGATCGGCTGGAAGCCGGCATGCGCGCTGCGGCGCCCGATGTCATCATTCATGGGGCAGGCGGCCCGCGCGTCGCCAACACCATCTTCTTCACGCTTCCCTGCCTGAAGGCGGAGACCGGGCAGATCGCCTTCGATCTCGAAGGCGTGGCCCTTTCGGCGGGTTCGGCCTGCTCTTCCGGCAGGGTCGGCGAAAGCCATGTACTGACGGCAATGGGTCGCGATCCCAAGCTCGGGGCGCTGCGCATGTCGCTCGGCTTTTCGACGACGGAAGAAGACGTGGATCGGGCGATTGCCGCATTTACGAAAATTGCCGCCCGCCGAAAGCTGGCGGGCGAGGCGGCCTGA
- a CDS encoding putative toxin-antitoxin system toxin component, PIN family: protein MVDTNVLISACIGRGAASRVIEACLEDRVVPYISGPLLLEYRDVIGRDEIFRAARLNANERMFLLDVFVSKCRLSILHFKWRPNLVDEGDNHLVELAIAANAHIIVTSNIRDFSRSELKFPHLVVETPERFMERLQQ from the coding sequence GTGGTGGATACGAACGTTTTGATAAGCGCTTGTATCGGCCGCGGGGCGGCCTCACGCGTTATAGAAGCTTGTCTCGAAGATCGCGTTGTTCCCTACATTTCCGGGCCGCTGCTGCTGGAATATCGCGATGTTATCGGCCGCGATGAGATTTTCCGTGCGGCCCGGTTGAACGCAAATGAGCGAATGTTTCTGCTCGATGTGTTTGTTTCCAAGTGCAGGTTGAGCATTCTGCATTTCAAATGGCGGCCGAACCTTGTCGATGAAGGCGACAATCACCTTGTCGAATTGGCAATCGCGGCGAACGCGCATATTATAGTCACATCGAACATACGGGACTTTTCCAGGTCGGAACTCAAGTTTCCGCATTTGGTCGTGGAGACGCCCGAGCGTTTTATGGAAAGGTTGCAGCAATGA